The Rattus rattus isolate New Zealand chromosome 8, Rrattus_CSIRO_v1, whole genome shotgun sequence genome contains the following window.
ATTGTAGAGCCCTGGTTGGCCTAAAACTTTTAGAacaagttagccttgaacttagaaattcacctgtctctgcctcccgagcatagggattaaaggtgtatgccccCACGCCCAGTTTCATTTTCTCATGTCTGCCCCTTCAGGACTCCCAGCACTCCCAGAATGGGCTGCCCATAGTTAAGGTGGGTCTTACCACCTTAATTAACCTAATCAGAATCGCCTCACAGACGTGCTCAGACATTTGTCTCCCAGATGACTTTAGAGGCTATTAAACTGACTAGCAATAGTAGCCATCATGGGCACAAATGAAAACTGCTCTCAGCCATAAAACCTTTAAGAGCAGCCGTGTTACTTGGTCACGTTTTACAAAATACCCTTCGAAGACTAGGCGCGTCCTAAATTTTCAGTTCAGTTTGAAAAACGTTTGTGTATAAAAACAGattgtttcaaaagaagaaacccGTAGGTGAGCTCTGTTCCTTTCAGTCCAGCCCATCAAGAAGAAACCTGTCTCCAGATCAGTCTACTGGCTTCTCAGGTTGCGTCCCTCACAGCACTGTGGAGAGGCTGGCCTAGCTGAGTGTGCTGTGGTCACCAGACTCATCGAGACCCACTTCCTCGGGAGAGCCTGGCTTACTCTCTGTATGCTCACACAGCGAACGCCCACAGTCATTCATCCATTCTTTTGGTAGCATCTGCCTTGACCCTGAACTCGTTTGTAGGGAGCTGAGCCCCACTGACAGTGGAGTTCAGAGCTGGGGTTCTTACCTACTTTTGCTGTGCAGACCTTGGCTGGCCTCTTATCGTTTCCTGACCTTTACTTTCACTTTTTACTGGGAAGCTTCCGTGGCTGTTCAGGTGACTTCTGGAGAAACATCTGTTTTCCTCCCCATTTGGGGTTGTTCTGGGAATGTGTgtgttcctctccctcctccccttccctgctcTGTTACAAGCAGTGTGACAATTAATGGACTGGGTTTTGTGTTGTAGTTGGGCAGATAAAGTATTTTCCCACTTAGAAACAAAATGCTTAGCAAACCGAAGCGAATGTTTACTTCCAGGCAGCCCTTCTTCATTTCCTGAAAGAGCAGCTGACTTCCAATAATGCATTCAACTAAATGGAGCACTTGGAAGAGGTTTACACGAAAATGCTTTACATTAAAGGCAGACTATATGCAAGCCTTCAAGtgggtctatttttattattatccaaTATTTATGAAGACAGAGAATGAACTAGGAATGCCGCTGGCTGCTCGAATGAACTGGAACACCCCTCCAGGAAGGAACAGAGTTTGTGCTTTATCTTTAGGTGATTGAGGAGATCGAAGAAATGATGCAGAACTCCCCAGatcctgaggaggaagaggaggtgctggaagaggaggatggaggagaaatCTCATCTCAGGCAGATTCAGTCTTGCTACAAGAGATGCAGGCCCTGACGCAGACCTTCAACAACAACTGGTCCTATGAAGGTGAGGGCCCCTGGGCCAGGTTCACTGAGGACCAAATGATTCCTTAGTTTCAGGTACtgggtttattttgttgtgttttgttttttgtttgtttgatttagatggtctcactgtgaagccctgaccagtctggaactcactgtgtagaccaggctggccttcacctcacagagatctgcctgcctgagaTTATAAAAGATTGTGCCACCATGACTGTGCCCTGCCCAAATACTGTTTGCATATGGCTATCAGAACTTGATCTCCACCCTAAAACAGAGGTTTGCCAATCCAGGAGAAAGGCAATACCTTCCTAATTTGGCATCTGAAGAAAAGTCAGCATTttttcaggttaaaaaaaaaaggtagaataaAATTTAAGTGCTAAAGCTAACCAAAGAAGACTAAAGGACTGAGCCATTGCCCAAATTCAATCAGTGGTGCTACCATCAAACCAATGGGGAGATATATATGTCCATATTTGGTAGGACAGGGGCTGTACTCAGTGACAGAGCATTTGCCTTGCATTCATGATAACATAGTATCATGGGTACAGGATCCagtatcctctgtgtgtgtgtgtgtgtgtgtgtgtgtgtgtgtacacgtgtgtgtgtgttgtacatgtgtgtatgtgtgtacatgtgtgtgtgtgagagagagagagagagagagagagagagagagagagagagagagagaataagagctATCAGTCTTAGTGTTCTCTATGTACTACCCTCAAACCAACTTCACACCATGCCCCCCAGACTGAGCTGTGTTCTGGAGGTTAAGTGACTTATCCAAGGCCACAGTTGGAGAGATAGAGTTAATAACGCAATCTCCTTGCCATTCAGAAAATCCTTTCCACAAAAGTATGGGTGCGGGGCATTTTTATTACCGAGTAAGCATTAAATGAGAACAGGCTACATATCACAGGCAGTTCTCTAAAGGACAGCAAAGGACTGAGGGAAATTGTACTCTTGTTATAACTAAGCAGATGAACCCATTACCGTAAGTAGGTTTTGCAATTTGGAGTCAGGTGGCTGAGTTAGGCCTTTGTGCTTCAAGAACAGTGGGAGATTAGGTCTTATCTCCCTTTATGATTACATTTCGAAGCAATGGCTCTCAGATCCCTGAAGAAATCCTTCCTGAACTGTGGAGATGGGAGTGGGCTTATTTagccattaaaaattaaatatatttttgaaaagtaCAAACAGAAACTCTAAGAGAAAAGGGatatgaagaagaggaaaattctctctctgtctctctgtctctctctctctctctctctgtctctctctctctctctctctctctctctccctctctctctctctctctctctgtctctgtctctgtctctgtctgtctgtctctctctcccctctacaTGCTCGtgcgtgcatgcgtatgtgtgtgtgtgtgtgtgtgtgtgtgtgtgtgtgtgtgtgtgtgtgtgtgtatttaggacTGGGAATTAAACACAGGGCCTCATGCTACTGTGTACTGTCATGGTAGCATacactctaacactgagctacaccctcagcactcttcctttttctttcagtgtgGAGAGTGAAGAtgtctcctttccaatttgcactTTTCCTATACATTATCAGGACAGTGCAGATTGCACTTGAAACCAGGGAAATTAACTCCAGAGTCCAGTCTTTTAATGCCTGTCTCATGTTACCTCTCTAACACAGATTTATAGTAATGACTACACAAAGGATGGGCTGGACGAAGCgtgaaatgaaaatgtaataaaaaatcaGCAGGTGTCTCAGGGATGCTTATGTGCATGCTGCACTGCGGGAGGAagcctgctcttgcagagatgcTACTGTGACGTAGGGTGGATAGTGGGGCTGAAGCAGAAGGTGTGCTTGTCAGGGTGCCTCGGTCCAAATTTCATGTGGAGGTGGCAAAAACTGAGACAAAGTCAAGCACAGCGCCTGAAAGCAGAGCTGCCTGGCTCTGAGGAGATGAGGCAGGCAAGGCTGTGCCACCACAAGAAGCCAAAGGGATGATGGAGTGGGTTTGGCTGCCCAGCTGTATTCACCACCCGCCCAGTCAGGCCATTCTCAGGCACACAAAGGGCCCAAACATAGAAGCACTCAGCAGAGCAAAGTGAAATGGCAAAAACCAGAAGGAGGAGGACAGCCtcaaagagcaaaacaaagcagGAAGAGCCAACTGAGTCATCAGATACCCAGGCTAAGCAGAAAGGCGGAGGGAGAGTGAGCACAGAGGAGACATCGAAGGTGCTCCCTAAATCCATTCCATGTACTTGTTAATATGCTTAATTGGCATGTGGCAAATTTATGTGTTTATGGGATACTGGGTCATTTGAAACATTGTATACAATGTAGTGAATATATCCAGGTGACTGGCTTCTAACACAAAGTCATTTCTTCCTagtgggatctctctctctctctctctctctctctctctctctctcgtgtgtgtgtgtgtgtgtgtgtgtgtgtgtgtgtctgtgtgtctgtgtgtgtgtgtgtgtgtctgtgtgtctgtgtgtctgtgtgtctgtgtgtctgtgttgctaGGGGTAACATCCAGGGCTTATTCCATGCTAAGAAAATGCTCTGCCACTGACTGCATTCTCAGACACGTGTCAAGAAGATTTACAGTCCCTTCTGCTCACTAGATGTGGTAGCACTTACCtaccagcattcaggagtcaggggtaggagaagagagagccaaaggctatccttggctacatattgagaccttgtgtcagaaaaaaaatagtgagagttggaaagatgactcaacatttaagagcactggctgatcttgcaAAGGACataatttcaattcccagcacccacatggctactTATGGttaccatttataactccagttccaagggatctgatgccctcttctggcctctatgggtaccATTTACATACAAGTacaaggtacacagacatacatgtaggtaaaacatgcatacatgctttaaaaaaatgttctctattgcttccttttttcttccttccttccttccttccttccttcccttcgaAGGCAATACTTACTATGTAGATGTGGCTGTTCTGAAATTCTCTAATATAAACCACAATATCTTTGAACCCGCAGAGCTTAacttgcctctgccacccaagtactagcattaaaggcatgtgctaccatgcctgactctCCTACCCCTTTTGAAATAATTAATTGATGATGATCTAAATCTATTATACACCACACAGCCCTAAGAGACAAAACGTTAAAGGAACCCATGTCTATAAACTCCGGTTCCCTTTATTTGTCTCGGGAAGTAACCTGCTGGTGGACAAGGCTTCATTCTTCAATGCCTTTCCTAGTCTTCCCTGGGACTCCCATGGTGTGGAGTGTGGACTGAGGGATAGGACCATACACCTTCATGCCATGTTCATTCTGGTGTGAGCTCTGTCTCCGTGACTTCTCGAGAGAAAACACTACCTCTTGTATCAGTATTCTCCTCCACTAACCTCTTCTATGTGAGTACTACAGGGGACAGATAGAACAAGGTGTCAAAGCTAGGCACGCACCTTCCTTCATTGGACACTGAGTGCTTGTTCTTCCTTTTGGACACTCCTttcccctctgctttctgagttggattttctcttctgtatgTGATATAATGCTGCTCTTCTCCTGGCCTTTCCCCTAATTGTGGCAGTCTTTCATAGACTAGGAAGGGGCTCTCTCTAAGAATGGTCCCATCTCCAGCAGGTCCGTGCCTGTCTGTAGGTATCACTATGAAATGCACCTTCCTCTCTAGGGCTGAGACACATGTCTGGGTCTGAGCTGACAGAGTTGCTGGACCAGGTGGAGGGTGCCATCCGTGACTTCTCGGAGGAGCTGGTCCACCAGCTGGCCCGCAGAGATGAGCTGGAGTTTGAGAAGGAAGTGAAGAACTCTTTCATCACGGTGCTCATTGAGGTTCAGAATAAGCAGAAGGAGCAGCGGGAACTGATGAAGAAGAGGCGGAAAGAGAAGGGGTTAAGCCTGCAGAGCAATCGGATAGAGAAGGGGAACCAGATGCCTCTCAAGGTATGTGAGCAACCAGAAGTCTAGGCTCAGCCAACCTTGAGCCCTAACCATCTCATGTCCTGATACCTACCCCCTACAGTGGACCCCTAAACAGTTACAGTCGCAGAACCTGTGACAGGCAGTGGGTCAGGAAGGGAGGGAATACTGCTTTTCTCCCTGATTTCCCAGAAGGCCTCTGGTCTGAACGGAGGACATATTgaagaaaggttaaaaaataattagataTGACCTGTATTCTCCAGGCTGGTCCTTGAAAAAATTAAACCGGAGTCTGTATCTCTACCATTGGTGTGGGTTTGTCTGGTCTGGTCTCTTTGGGGCAGGTGTAGGATATTGCTGGACTATGTGAATGGCTAAAAGGTGACCAGATGGCTTATAGGTTCTTGATAGAATGAAGTCCATAGTATTATCTAATCGACTTTTTCAGTTCACCCTTGCCTAACTCTAGTACAGATCTATTGAATTAGGCCTGGGCCACGTGCCTCTTGAAGAAAAGTTTTCCCGCACCAGACCACTTCTGGAACCTACACTATTTTATTAAGATCTTTGCATCTTAGTTCCCCAGAATCGAGCTGTCCTGTCTAATTTTTCTCTTTGCAGGATACAGGATAAAATGAGGAAGTCTGGGGATGACGAAAGGGTCTTATAACCTTGAGGGACTTACCCAAATGAGTCTCTAAGACTGCTACCCATTCTTGCTTGAATTTTGGCTTCTCTGCCCATCTGCCAATTACCGAGGGCAGTGTGACAGCTGATGAGCATTTGAGCAAGGACACAGAAGTCCCTGGGGTGGTGACATTGGGGCAGGAAGCCTGTGCCCATCCTGAGTGTATTTCTTCCTTAGCGTTTCAGCATGGAGGGCATCTCCAACATCCTGCAGAGCGGCATCCGCCAGACCTTTGGCTCCTCAGGAGCCGACAGACAGGTATGTGCAGCCCGATAGCTCCTTTATCCCTCCAGACGGCTCATTTCCTCACCAGAGATGAGAGTGATGGGGACTCACCAGAGTTATCCCAAAATCTGGGCCAGCATGAGGTTccctaacattttcttttatttgtcagGAAGACATAGGTAATGTCTTTCAAAggtcatttgttgttgttgttattttgttttaggtcTTTTATCCCAGGACAAGGATAAAACTTAAAAGTCAACGTCAAATGTAGACCTATGAATTAGTTTGCTTTAAGAATAAAGTGCACTGGGGGATCTGTTTCAAAACAGATCACTTCTTAGAGACTACTCAGCTCTGTCCTTTTGCTGGCCAACTGAGCCTGTGCCACAAATATTTGCCTGTTCAACCTCCAACTCTGACTGTAAGTCTAAGTCACGCTGTGGCAATCTCTAGCCTTCATTTTGACAGTAACTTGCAGTCAGCTTTGAAGCACTATGATGAAATACCCAGAGCAATTAACTTTAGAAAGAacaaagttgggctggagagacggttcagtggttaagagcactgactgctcttgcagaggtcctgagttgaaatcccagcaaccacatggtggctcacaaccatcggtaatgagatctgatgcctcttctggtgtgtctgaagatagctacagtgtacttacataaaaatagataaatcttaaaaaaaaaaaaaaaaaaaaaaaaaaaaaaggggttggggatttagctcagtagtagagcgcttgcctaggaagcgcaaggccttagGTTTGGTCCcgagctccgggggggaaaaaaaaaaacaaaaaacaaagttttacttatttttattgggtGTCCTCACTGGTTTGGCATTTGGTATGGTGACATCATGTGGATCTGTTTGTAGTCACAAGGAGTCCCATGTCAAActtgacagagagaagagacagagacagaatggggCGGGACACATAAGAAGTCAAGAAAGAATATTCAATATCCTTTAAGGGCCAGCATAAGGCCTCTTAAAGGACCATAGTGCATCCCAGGACCATAACCCTGGGGAACAAGGCTTTGCATACGGACCTTTCGAAGACACATTACATCCAAACTACAGCATCTGTGATGTGGCTTGCACTTTGAGTTGTTACAACAGAGTTCAACAACTGCCTGTTATGTGCTGTGATCAGCTGCTAGGTCCTCCAGGTACAGAAGTGAGAGGTCCTGGGCCTCCCCTCATGGAGTACAAAATCTAGTAGACTTGGcagtatgtgcactgtgtgtacaGGCACAGTGTGTGCACTGCCAACTTTGAAAATGTGGAATAAATGATGGAGAAGTATATATGCTGTTTTAATGATCAAGGCTGAGTCCTAAGGGTTACAGCTGTATGACCATAGCCTAGGAAGACTAGGAACATCTAACCAGCCCTCCCTGGTCCTGGGAGAACTGAGGCCCAGAATCGTAGAGTAGCCGTCTGTATCTTCACCGTTGCTAATAGGGTCTGTTGACCTTGGGCCTGTTATCACCTAGGACTCCTAGGAGCCTGACAAGATCTCTTGGCCTAATGGTCTTTGATGCCTACTGGCTGGGCACCTCAGGGTTTGCTTTGTTGTAAGAGGGAGCAAATTTTACAATCAAGATCTCAGGTAGATATGTCATTTTGACAAGAGAGAACTAATTTCTTCCCAAATTGCACTGTGAAGAATTCAGCTGTACACATTGCCTCAGCTCTCACCTAGGAGGAGAAACACTCCTAGGATTCTGAGAACCAAAAGGACTTTAGCATGTTAAGAATGCATCAGTTGGGGTAGTGGAAGTTTCCCCCACTGAATACAGGAAAGCCTACTTTAGAGATACACATAAAGGGGTGGAAGAAGGTTCTAGAGTAACAGCGTTCTACGGATGGAGAGCATTGTCCAGAATATGATGGAAAGTTAGGTCCAGGTTCAGGTTGCCCACTGTGCCCCCACCCAAGAGGGACCATGACTCACACTCTGCATGCCCTGTTTGTCTTGGCAGTACCTGAACACGGTCATCCCTTATGAGAAGAaatcttctcctccctctgtggaAGACCTGCAGATGCTGACAAACAGTGAGTTCCCCCCCCCCAGCCTCAGGCCTAAGATGCTGTCCCTCCTCGCCTGTGCgcctcctgttctcagttcccaGATTCAGTTTCTCTAGGATGGCTTTGCATAGGGCAAACATTTTG
Protein-coding sequences here:
- the Fez1 gene encoding fasciculation and elongation protein zeta-1 is translated as MEAPLVSLDEEFEDIRPCCTEDPEEKPQSLYGTSPHHLEDPSLSELENFSSEIISFKSMEDLVNEFDEKLNVCFRNYNAKTENLAPVKNQLQIQEEEETLRDEEVWDALTDNYIPSLSEDWRDPNIEALNGNSSDTEIHEKEEEDEFIEKSENDSGINEEPLLTADQVIEEIEEMMQNSPDPEEEEEVLEEEDGGEISSQADSVLLQEMQALTQTFNNNWSYEGLRHMSGSELTELLDQVEGAIRDFSEELVHQLARRDELEFEKEVKNSFITVLIEVQNKQKEQRELMKKRRKEKGLSLQSNRIEKGNQMPLKRFSMEGISNILQSGIRQTFGSSGADRQYLNTVIPYEKKSSPPSVEDLQMLTNILFAMKEDNEKVPTLLTDYILKVLCPT